Genomic segment of Cereibacter sphaeroides 2.4.1:
CGCCACCATCCGAAACATCAATCGTTTCGTTCACAATCGTGAACGCGCCCTCCTTGGCCATGCGCTCAACAGCAGCGACCGCTGCAGCCGCGTTGTCAATGCCGTAGATAAAGTCGCGGCTTTGGCTTTGGTGAGCATTAAAGCTACGAATGTTCACCGTCCTTTCGGAGCTTCGCTCGAAAAGAGCCTGTATGGCATCAGCAACAGATTCGAAGCGATGATTAGGTTCAATGCCAGAAATTCGGCAAAACTGCAGCAAAGGACCTTCGACTGCCGGCGCGAAGCTCACAAACTGCGCCACATTGCAGGTTGCGGCCAAGCGATCCAACGTCTCATCTTTTCTGAAGACTGCCCCTTCAGGTTGATCAGAACTAGTTTGCCCAGCACCCAACTTCATTTTCCTTCGGCTCTACAGCGCTCCGACGCACCATACGTGAGCGAGGTGTGCATCCTCTCCGAGGATTTCGCAACTTCCAAATGACCTTAACTCGAACCGGCGTAGTCAGGCCAACATAGACCTTTGAGCAGCCTGCACTTGGGGGCATCCAGCAGCTTCGCCAGGCACGGCGATCGCTTCCTTGAACATCCACGCGCGCGGCCCGTGAAAAAATTCCCGTGTTTTCTCTTATGGTTGCGGATCTTTCTCCGGTAGGCGGCATGAGGGACGGACTCGCGCAGCTGCTCATGTTCGCTGCTCAACTACACTAAGAGGAGACGCGCTCGTCACAGTGGCTCTGGCATCCGTCCCGTCGTTGTATATGGGTCGTTCATCAGTGCAGGCCGGCTGTGGCCCTCGGTCCCGCAAGACAGGCATAGCAGCTTATAGCGGGCTCGGACCCTCAACGCCTCGGCGCGAGGGCCGTTCTGAACAGAACGACTGCATGTCTGAGCTGCCCGGACGTGCAGCCAAGAACATCCTGACCTCCCTCGCGCTCCGAAGCCGAATGATGGCCTTATCGCTGGGCGCACCAGCCACCAGCCGCTCGATCTGAGCCCGGCTGGTGATCCTCGTGTTCCAGATCCAGCGGTAGAAGGACCAGTCGAATTGCTCGAGGCAGCCGTCCGGTAGATCGGGACGCGTGCGCCCTCGATACTGAAGCGAGCGCAGGAACACGCGCCAGAGCCGGACATGGATCGGCACATCCAGCCAGATCAGCGTGTCGCAGCGTGCCAGCCGCTCCGGCCATGTCGCGGAGTGTCCGCCCTCGAAGATCCACTCCTTGCGCGCGTGAACTTCCTGGCACAGGCGGGTCTTCTCCTCGCGCGACCGCTCGACCCATCCGGTCGACCAGTGGATATGGTCGATGTGAACCACCGGCAGCCCAGTGCGCCTGCCGATCTCCCGGGCCAAGGTGGATTTGCCCGAGCCGGGCTGTCCGACGATCATGACTCGTTTCATGAGGGCCTCCTGCCAGTTCGCGAAAGCCCACCAGCGTAGCATCGGAAGCTCCGTGCCTCAACCGCCTGTGCCTTGGCGGCGGCGGTGACCGGAGGAAGTCCCCTGCCCTGCCCACTCAGCATGGTCACTGCGGGGCCGCCTCGGCGAACTCGGGCAGACCAGGGCATCGTCTCGGCCGAGGGTGCCGGCCGGCGCAACGATTCCCGCTCCATGCGAAATCCATCGCCACGCCGGGCGGAAGGCCGCGTGCCCCCGCCGAGAGGCGCGGGACGGGACTCGAGCGGCCCGATTAGGGTCGGGATCGGTGATGGTCTACGCCTGCCGGGATCGCGCATGGCGTAGCTCCGAGCCTTGCAGCTTTAGAACCAGACTTGCCAGAATTTCCGGCGAGTCCGAAACGGAGGGCGCCCGCCCTGCAGCGCAAGGAACTCGCGCCAGCCCAGCCCTGAGCGCCACTTCCGGGTGGCGAGCGAGAGGGGCACATGGCGCACCGGCAGGCTGTTGATATTGTCCACGACTGTCGGCCCGGGAAAGCCAAAGACGAGGCCTCGGCGCTGAAGAGGCGATGGGCTGGGTGGCCGGCGGTTGCTCATGGTCGTGTCCTTCCTGCCAGTTGATGATCATGAAGGCCCGACTTCCAGAGGCATCCAGATCGCCGCATCAGGGAGTCAGAGAGAACGCCCGGAAAGAGGATATCCGGGGTCAGGAGCATCATGTAGCGCGGCGGGACAGGATTGCGAGGTGCATCTTCCGATGGCAGGACGCCCCCTTGAGGGGCCGGACGGCAAGGCCTCCGGGCACCTCGGACGGGTCAACGCTCATAGAGGCGGCGCAGCTCCGCCTCGGTGACTCCGTCAGACTCCATGACCATCCGGATCATGGGATCGTCCAGCATCGCCTGCAGGAAGAACTGATCGAGCGATTGGCCCGACGCTTCGTCGCGCGCGATCGCCGAGTCGATGTCGGCCAGCCGCACGGTCAGGGACCGGGCGAGGTTGGGCATCTCTGGCGTGGGATGGAGGTGGATCACCACCGACGCCCGCCATGCCGCCGGGTCCGGCATGCCCGCTGGAGGCCGGATCTCGGTATCGAGCTGGTATCGGCCGGCCGGAAGTTCCGCGTCAAAGCCGGGCAGACGGAACGGTCGCAGGAACACCGCGGTGGATCGGACGATGCGGTCGGCCATGGTGGTCCTCCTGTCCTGGGTTCGTTTGCGGGTCCGAGCCATACCCGACGATGGTTCGGAGCCGTCGCCCGTGCGCGACCGGGCCTCACCCATCCGGCACGACAGTCGCATGGGCCGTCGCGACCACAGCGCGATCCCGCCGCAGGGCGTCATCGACGGTGCGCAGACCAGTACGACGACGCTTGCGCCCGGTCCAGTGCTCGACCGTAATGTAGAACTGGTCCGCGGCCAGCAAACTTCCCTCGGCGGCGGGGCGCCATTGACCTCGGCGCAAATCTCGCATGTCCCCGACGGGAGGTTGTCGCCGAGGTGGAACGTACTCCGGAAGAAAAGTCCCAGGGGATGGCGCGCGCTTTCCTGGGATCTCTCCTCATGACTTGCCACGCGGCGCTGTCTGACGAAGAACCGAAGGAGGCGCGAGATCCTGATGCGGCGAATAGTGCTCCGCCTTGGCACCTCGTCCTGACGGCCGGCTCTCGATCAGTTCTTGTTCGGGGGGCGCCTCGTTCCCATATGAAAATATCACCGAGGCATCAGAGCCGTCGCCTGCCGTCCGGGCCACGATCCGTCGGCCGGCGCTGTCCGGGCGACATTCGGCCCTTCCCGTCGTCCGGTTCCGGCACCGCAAAGAAGCCCTGAACCGGGTGCCGCGCAAACGGCGACCAAGCGCACGTTCGTATGACGTCCCGAGCGGCCGGAATAGGCGCGAGATGACCGATCCCGCCAGCAGAACAAGGAACAGGAATGCGCTCTCCCAAGTCTGACCCACCGCGGTCCAGTCACGGCCAGGCCGCACAGCGCGCCGACGCCGCAGCGAAGGCGATCATCGCCGCCGAAACCGACGCGCGGAGGGCGCAGGTCGCGCGGCTGAAGGCGGCACGGCTCGAACGCGATGCGGCGCTCGCGGACCTGCCCCCGGCGCCAAAGCCGGTCCGCAAATCCGGCCGGAAATGACCGCAGGTTTGCGGGAGGGCTTCCGGTTCTGCCCCGGAAAATGAGGACCGGTCCCTCCTCTCGCAGGAGCCGGTCCACCGTCAGGATAACAGGCACCCGCCTCCGAACCCGTCGATCCTGCTAGAGGCGGCCTTGCAGCGGCATAGGGCACCGCACACCAGATGTTGCAGGGCTTGAGGCAACTCTTGGGCACCCCCCAGCCCTACGAAGAATCGGCGATGGCGTCTGTGCCGGCGTTTTACAAACGGACCGCAAGCTGTTGATTTTCTTAGGTCGGGCTCAGCTGCGCTTTACAGGGTGCAGCCTGCGTTTGCAGGCACTTGGCCCCGACTCATAATCGTGGGGTCGGGGGTTCAAGTCCCCTCTCGCCACCATCGCCCCCCCCACAATCTGTTGGTCGATGCCGAGCAGCCGCTCCATGTTGCCGCGGACCTCGACCAGGACGTCGCCGGTCTCAACCTTGGGATGGACAGTGATCTCGGTGATGATCCGGCGCAGGGCCTCGACCGAGGTCGCGTCGAACGTGCCGTCGCCCCGCTGCAGCGCGGCCGAAAGATCGGCGATGGCGCGCGTATAGGCAGCCGTCGCCTGCGGATGCAGCTCCACCACATTGTCCTCGCTCGAGGCGATCTCGAGCTCGCTCCGCGCCATCTCTGCGGCCTGCTTGGCCTGCAGCACCCGGGCGTCGGCTTCCTCGCCCTCAATCAGGCCACGCGCCATCATGTCCACCAGCCGCATGTAGCGGGCTCGGCTGTCCGCCGCGGCCCGTTCCAGCCGTGCCCGGTCGCGGCGCGCCGTCTCCGTCAGGCGCCGGCGCTCCTCGGCATAGACCCGGACGAACTCCTTCAGATAGTCCGGGCGGTCGAGTTGCGCCCGAAGGCGAAGGAAGATCGCCTCCTCGATCTTCTCGAGCCGATAGCGCGCCTTGTTCTCGCAGCTTCCGCTCTCGTTCGCCGTGCTGCACCGGATCCGGATCGCCTCGCCGCAACGGTCGTGGATGCTCATACCGCCCCCGCAGCAGGCGCACCGGATCAGGCCTGAGAAAGGACGGGGCGGCGCCTTGGTGATATTGCCCATCCGCACCGCCTCCGCCTGCTGCGCGTGGCGCCGGACGGCGGCCGCGAAGAGCGGCCGGGGCACGGGGCGGGCGAGCTCGAGCTGATCGACCTCGTGCGCCAGTCCGGCTGCAGCGTGCTCCGCGCCGGCCGGGACCGGTTCTACGACTTCGAGGACGGCGCGGGCCTCCGCCGCCGCGCGCCTGCCCGCGCCATGATCCATCTGCGCTACATGGCCGAGGACGGCTGGACGGGGCGCAGCCCGCTCGAGGTCGCGGCCGAGAGCGTGGGCCTCGCGCTCGCAGGCCAGGAGTCGGCGGCCCGCGCGGCCTCGGGCGTCACCGCCCGTGCCGTGATCCGGCTCCGCGACGATTACGAGGATGACGAGGCGCGCGTCCGCAGCGCCCGCCGGGTGGCGGCCGCGCTCCGCGCGCCGGAGGTCGAGGGCTTCCCGATCCTCGGCGAGGGCGAGGATGTGAAGACGCTCGACATGAAGGCGGCCGATCAGGAACTCCTCGGCAGCCGCAAGTTCGACCGCGAGCAGATCGCGGCGATCTACCGGGTGCCGCCGGCGAAGCTCCAGATGATGGAATACGGGGTGAAGGCCAACGGCGAGCAGCAGGCCATCGACTATCTCACCGACTGTCTCCTGCATTGGGCGAAGCAGGTCGAGGACCAGCTGGCGCTCGGCGTGCTGACCGAGGCCGAGCGCCGGGCGGGCCTCTTCTTCCGCCACGACTTCGGCGCCCTGCTCCGGCCCACGACGCGCGAGCGGTACGAAGCCCTCGCCAAGGCGGTGGGCGGCCCGATCCTGACCCCGAACGAGGCCCGGCGGATCGACGGCTACGATCCCATCGAGGGCGGCGACCGGCTGAACCCGGCGCCGAACATGACCCGCAGCGAGGAGACAGATCCATGACCCGCACGCTCGCCAGCCTCTTCGGCCCTCTGCAGCCCATGGCGCTGGCCGAGGATCTCGCGGCGCCCCTCCTCGCGATGCCGATCCCAGAGGGGGCGGCGGATCCCGCCGCTGCGGCCCGTGCTCCGGCGGCCGGCCCGACCGTTCCCGACCGCTTCACCGTCGCGCGCGGCCTCGCGGTGGTGCCGGTGCGCGGGATCCTCACGCCGAACATGGCGCAGTACGAGCGCTGGTTCGGCTGGGCGACCTATCATGGCCTCGCCGAGACGATGGCGCACCTCGCGGCCAGCGAGGATGCCGCCGCCATCGTGCTCGAGATCGACAGCCCCGGCGGCCTCGTCTGCGGGATCGAGGCGGCGGCCGAGGCCATCGCGGCGGCCGCCGCCGTGAAGCCGGTCCATGCCCTCGTCTCGCCGCTCGCGGCTTCCGCCGCCTATTGGCTCGCCTCGCAGGCCTCCGAGATCGTGATGACGCCCGGCGCCGTCGCGGGCTCCATCGGCGTGGCGCTGACCGCCGCAGCCCACGTCCAGCCCGGCGCGAACGGCGCGCAGATCTTCGAGATGAGCTCCCGCCACGCCCGCGCCAAGCGCCCCGACGCCTCGACCGAGGCCGGCCGCGCCGAGCTCCAGCGCAGCCTCGACGAGGCCGAGGCCGCCTTCCACGCCGCCGTCTCCGCCGGCCGCGCCATCCCCGCAGCCGAGCTCGCCGCCCGCCTCAGCGTCACCGACGATCCGCAGGACGGCGGCGCGACCTTCCGCGCCCCCGAGGCCATCCGCCGCGGCCTCGCCGACCGCATCGAGACCCGCGCCGCCTTCTATGCCCGCCTCGCCGCCCGCACCGCGCCGAAGCCCCGCAGCCCCAGTCGCGCCTTCGCCGCCCGCGCCGCCGCGGCGGCAGCGCTGGCCCGGAGCTGATCGGCACGCGAGCTGCCGCGTCAGGGTTCAGGACAGCTCGACCCCGAAGAGGCTTCTCGTCCATTCGACAAACAGGCCGAAAGGCCGCGCCAGCAGGATCATGAGAATAATGGCCGACCCGATGGCCGTTCCGGCTTCAGCGAAGCTCGCTCCCGCGATGAGAAGCGTGGCGCCATAGACCGGCGCCTGGAACGACAGGAATGCCAGAATGTCGGTCAGAAAGGCGCTCCAGCGGTTCCGGGGGGCCGTTCGCCTCACCAGCCAATCGCGCCATCGCGTGTAGGGTCTGCCCGTCAAAACCATGACTGGCACCATGAGAAGACGTGTGGCCAGAACCTCGGACGGTGCCATTCCTGCGATGAGCAACTCCGAGAAGGTCGCTACCGCGGTGAAGAAGATGACCGTGGCAACGGTGTCGATGATGAAGAGGCGCATGGGCGGTGCATTATCATGATGCGTCCGCCGGCGCACCTCTGAGCCGAAGACCCCGGCACCTTCGGGCTCCAGCCAATCCCCTTCACCCCTTCCCATCCCCCGCCTGTGGCGGGGCCGTTCGGCTGCGCGGATGCAGCCCTGCCAAGAGAGGATCCCATGGCACGACAGAACCTCGACGACCTGCGCCGCGCCCGGAAGGCCGCGGCCGACACGATGGCCGCGGTGGCCGCCCGCATCGGCGCGCTCGAGGCGGCCGAGGCGCCGGACGCCGCCGCTCTCGAGACCGAGACTGCGGCCTTTGCCGCTGCCGAAGCCGCCTTTGCCAAAGCCGATGCCGCCGTGACGCGCGCGGCGGCCGTGGAAGCCGCACAGGCCGCCGCGGCGCAGGGCGATGGCGCGGGCGCCGGGGGCGGAGCGGGTGCTGCCGGCGCCGATGCCGTGCCGGCCGTGGCGTCCGATCCGGCGCATCGCGGGGTGGCGGCGGGCTTCATGGTCCAGGCGCTCGCGCGGACCAAGGGCGACCGCGACAAGGCGGCCCGCCTCCTCGAGGCCGAGGGCCATGGCGCGATCTCGGCCGCGCTCTCGGGGGCCAGCGAAGGCGCGGGCGGCGTCACCATCCCGCGCCCCCAGGCGGCCGAGCTGATCGAGATGCTGCGCGCCCGCGTCGTCGTGCGCGCCTCGGGCGCCCGCACGCTGCCGATGCCCGCGGGCGAGATGCGGCACGCGAAGCAGGTGGGCTCGGCCGTCGCCGCCTATGCCGCCGAGAATGCCGCCATCGCGCCGAGCCAGCCCAGCTTCGACAAGATCGACCAGAGCTTCAAGAAACTCTTGGGCATGGTGCCCATCGGTAACTCGCTCCTGCGCCACTCGGGCGTGGCGATGGCGCAGCTCGTGCGCGACGATCTCCTGAAGGTCATGGCGCTCCGCGAGGATCTCGCGTTCCTGCGCGGCGATGGCAGCGCCGACACGCCGAAGGGGCTGCGGCACTGGATGCTGCCGGCGAACTGGTCCGCCGCTCCGGTGGCCGCCACGCCGGCGGCGGCTGAGGCGGCGATCCGGCGCACGGTGTCGCTCGTCGAGGATGCCGATGTGGGCATGGTCTCGCCCGGCTGGATCATGCGGGCCTCGACGAAGAACTGGCTCGCGAGCCTGAAGGACCCGAACGGCAACCCGCTCTTCCCCTCCATCGGGGCGTCCGCGCAGCTCATGGGCTTCCCGATCCGGACGAGCTCGCAGAGACCCGCGCGACGAGCGCACACAACAGGAGCGGCGCGATGCCGAAAGAGGGACTCATCGACACCATCGCCGCGCTCAGGGGCGGGTCCATCGCCACGCTGATCGCGGCGGCCATGGGACGGCTCCTGTATCACACCAACGAGGTCCGCGCCCGCCGCCGCGCCTTCTTCGGCCGCGAGTTCCTCTGGGAGATCCCCGCCCTCGTCCTCATGACCTTCGTCGGCGAGGCACTGAGCTCCTCGCTCAACCTCGACCGCCGGGCGGCGATGGGGCTCGTGGCGATGCTCGCCTACCTCGGCCCGCGGGGCACCAAGGCGATGGCCGAGCGGCTCTGGCGGGGACTCTGCTGCACAAGTCGACTGATGATCGGCACGCCCCTTTCCCCGGACATACCTATCCTGTGACTTCCGTGATGGGTGTCCCGAGCGCGGTGAAGCCGTTCAGGACGGCGACACGAACCTGGAACTCGGCGACCTGACGGTCGAAGTCCCTGGCGGACAGTCGGTGGCCCGGCAGCTTGAGGCAATGCATCTTCGTCGCTGTCCGGTTTCGGCGGGGGTAGCCGCTCCATCGTCGCCAGATGGTCCGGCCGACGCGCTTCGATGTGCGCAGGATTTCGTTGCGTGCGATTGCACCGGTGGTGTCAGGTTTACAGACTTTGGCGTTCTTCCGCGGCGGGATGACGGCGGCCGCGCCGCGGGAGGCGATGGCGTTATGGCACTTGCGGGTGTCGAAGGCGCCGTCGGCGGGGACGGTGGCGATGTCCTGGTCGGGCGGGATCTGGTCCAGCAGCTCGGGCAGCATCGGCGCGTCGCCGACATCGCTGATGGTGAGCTGGGCGGCCCGAATTTCCAGTGATTTCTCATCGATTCCGATGTGGATCCTGCGCCAGACCCGCCGCTTCGGGCCGCCATGCTTGCGGGCATTCCACTCGCCTTCCCCCCTCCACCTTGATACCTGTGCTGTCGACCAGCAGGTGCAACGGACCGTCCGAACCGCGGTAGGGGATGTTGACCTTCAGGGGCTTCTGGCGCCGTGACAGCGTGCTGAAGTCAGGCGCGGGCCCAAGCCAGGCCGCTCACCTGCAACAGGCTCTCCACGAACCCGGTCGCCTGGCGGGCCTCGCAGAGTCGGGACCCACATCCCCGCCGCCGCCCGTGATCGTCACCCGGCCCGGTGAGCCCCGCGGACGCGGGACCCACCCCGGATTTCATTCCCGATGCGCGTCGATCAGGGCCTTGAGGATCTCTTCCTCCTCGCCGGTCAGATCCGAGAGCGGCGCCCGCACCGGGCCCGCGTCGAAGCCCACCAGCCGCACGCCCGCCTTGACCGCTGCGACCGCATAGCCCTTGCGGCGCGAGCGGAGCTCCATGAACGGGTAGAAGAAACTGTTGAGGATGCTCTCGCAGGTGGCGCGATCCCCGGCCCGCAGCGCGGCGTAGAACTTGTTGGCCAGCGCCGGAACGAAGTTGAACACCGCCGAACTGTAGGTGGTGAAGCTCGCCCCGAGGTAGGCCTCGGCAAAGAGCTCCGCCGTCGGCATGCCGCCGAGATAGGTCAGCCGGTCGCCCATCTTCGCGGTGATCTGGCGCACGAGGCCGATGTCGCCGGTGCCGTCCTTGAAGCCCACGAGGTTCGGGCAGTCGTCACAGAGCCGCGCCAGCGTGTCGGCCTGCAGCACGGCATTGTCGCGGTTGTAGACCATGACGCCCATGCCGGTGGCCTGGCAGACCGCCCTGACATGGGCGTAGAGCCCTTCCTGCGGCGCGTCGATCAGGTAATGCGGCAGCAGCAGGATGCCGTCGCCGCCCGCCGCCTCGACCGAACGCGCGATGCCCCGGGCAATCTCGGTCCCGTAGCCGCAGCCCGAGACGATGGCGGTCTTGCCGGCGCTCTCCTTGGCGGCCTTGACGATGGCGGGGATCTCGTCGGGGGTCAGCGAGAAGAACTCTCCGGTGCCGCCCGCGGCGAAGAGAACCGGCGCGTCGAAGCCGGACAGCCACTCGACGTGCTTCTGGTAGGGGGCGGCGGCGAACCTGTTCTCGGCGTCGAACGGCGTGACGGGGAAGGAGAGCAGGCCGGAGCCGAGGGCCGCCTTGATCTGTTGCGGGTCCATGAGGGGTCCTTTCGATAGGATGCAGAGAGGTTTGGGGCATGGCCGCGGCCATGCGAAACGGGCTGCCTGCCCGAAGGCGCTGCCGGCGACAGCGCCTTCGGGGCCAAGCGGCAGGGGCTCAGGCCAGATCGCGCGGCAGCAGCGCAGGGGGCAGGTTCTGGTAGCTCACCGGGCGCAGGAAGCGGCGGATCGAGAGCGTGCCGACCGAGGTCGCGCCGAAGTTGGTCGAGGCGGGGTAAGGCCCGCCATGCACCATGGCGTGAGAGACCTCGACCCCCGTCGGAAAGCCGTTGACGAGCAGCCGGCCGGCCTTGCGCTCGAGCACCGGCATCAGGCGCTGTGCGAGCGCCGTGTCGCCCTCGTCCATGTGGATGGTGGCGGTGAGCTGGCCCTCGAGGCCGCGGGCAAGCGCGTCCACCTCGTCCGCGCCCGAGACCCGCACCACGAGGCCGAGCGGGCCGAAGACCTCTTCGCCAAGCGCCGGGTCCCGCAGGTAGCTCGCCGGATCGGTCTCGAAGAGGTTGGGCAGGGCGTTGCGGCCGTCGCTGTCGGTGGTCAGCACCGGCCGCACGTCCGGGCGCCCGTCGAAGCGGGACCTGCCCTTCCTGTAGGCCTGTGCGATATCGCGGGTGAGCATGCACTGGGCGGGCACGCCGCGCAGCGCCTCGGCTGCGGCGGCGACGAAAGCGTCGCCCTCGGGGCCGATCTCAACCACGGCAATGCCCGGGTTGGTGCAGAACTGGCCGGCGCCCATGGTCAACGACGCCGCCCAGCCCGTTCCGATCGCGGCGCCCCGCGCCTTCACCGCTTCGGGCAGCAGGAACATCGGGTTGACCGAGCCCAGTTCGCCGAAGAAGGGGATCGGCACCTCGCGCTGCGCGCAGAGGTCGAACAGCGCCCGCCCACCCTTGAGCGAGCCGGTGAAGCCCACGGCGGCGATCAGCGGGTGCTGCACCAGCGCCTGACCCACGTCGCGCCGGCCGCCCTGAATCAGAGAGAAGACGCCGTCCGGCATCCCCGTCTTCCTGATCGCGGCGAGGATCGCCTCGGCGACGATCTCGGCGGTGCCGGGGTGCGCGCCATGGCCCTTGACCACCACGGGACAGCCCGCGGCCAGCGCAGCGGCCGTGTCGCCGCCGGCGGTGGAGAAGGCGAGCGGGAAGTTCGAGGCGCCGAAGACCGCGACCGGGCCTATGGGACGCATCACGAGCCGGATGTCGGGGCGCGGCAGCGGCTGGCGTTCGGGCAGCGCCACGTCGTGACGGCGGTCGAGATGTCCCCCCTCGAGGATGTGCTCGGCGAAGAGCCGCAACTGCCCGGTGGTGCGGCCACGCTCGCCCTGAAGCCGCGCCTCGGGCAGGCCGGTCTCCCGACTGCCGATCTCGGTGATCGCCTCGGCGCGGGCCTCGATCTCGTCGGCGATGGCCCGCAGGAAGACGGCGCGGCTTTCGCGGGTCGTCTGGCCGTAGGTCCAGAAGGCCTCCTCGGCGGCCCGGCAGGCGCAGTCGACGAGGTCAGGCGTGCCGACCGAGAAGGCGTGGCTCGGGCCGTGGGCGGGATCGGAGGTGAAGCTGGTCTCGCCAGCCACCCATTCGCCCGCGATCAGGTGCTTGCCGTGCGGCGTGAAGACGGATGTGTCGAGCATGAAAGGCTCCCGTGTCTGAGATGTCGTCCGACCGCGGGCGGTCAGGTCTGGGTGTCGTAGCCGTTGAGCACGGCCAGGCTTTCGCCGGCGGCGAGACGCCGGCGCCAGTCGACCTCGCGCGCCTCGTCCGCCTCGGCGCACGCGACCAGCGCCGCAAGATCCGGGCGTTCCGGGTCGAGACAGAGCAGGCCGTTCTCGTCTCCGAAGATCAGGTCGCCGTCCCGCACCGGAACGCCGCCGGGACAGACGGTGCCGAAAAGCTCGGCCCCCGGCGCCCGCAGCGGACGCGTGGTGACGACACTCGTGCCGCGCGCGAAGAGCGGAAGGCCCAGGGCCGCGATCTCGGCGATGTCGGTCACCATGCCGTCCACCACGATCCCCGCCGCGCCCGCGGTCCGCGCGGCCAGCGCCACCATCTCGCCCACGCAGGCGATCCGGTCGTCGCCGCACCGGTCGATGACCAGCACGTCCCCCGGCCGGATCGCATCGAGCACGCGGTGCACTGGCTCCGCATCGGGCAGCGGCTGGCGCACGGTGATCGCGCGGCCGAGCATGCGCCCCGGCACCAGCGCGCGGATCCGGGGCGAAAGGAACCCCGCCGTCAGATGGTGCCCGAGCGAGGCGGGCTGCAGGGCGCGCAACCGCTCGATCAGGTCAGGGTCCAGCGCGGCCGTGGGGCGTCGGGGGTGCCGGATCATGCCCGGGTCTCCCGCAGCGCCGTGGCGATCCCTGCCGCCGTGCGGCAGCCCTGATTCAGGAAGCCGATGTCATTGCCGACCAGCAGCATGTCGCCGCCCTCGGCAAGAAGGTCCGCGGCCTGTTCGTCCGTGGCGGGCGCGCAGGGCAGCATCACATGAATGCCCTTCTCGCGGCATTTCGCGATAAGCAGGCGCATGGCCTCGCGGACCGTCGGCTCGCGCATGGAATAATCCACCTCGAGGCCGCTCGAGAGGGCAAAGTCCGCCGGGCCGAAATGCACGGCATCGATGCCGGGCACGTCGAGGATCTCGTCGATGTTCTCGAAGAACTCCGGGCTTTCGGCCATCGGGACGATGAACGTGTCGCGGTTGCTGCGCCGGGCATAGTCCGCCCAGTCGAACCCCGGTCCCGCCCATCCGGCCGAACGGACGGAGCTGTCCCCGCCGCGCCGACCCAGGGGCGGGAACTTCGTGGCCGCGATGATCGCGCGCATCTGGTCCGCATCGTGGACCTGCGGCACGATCACCCCCGCCGCGCCGAGTTCGAGCGCCTTGCGCAACCCGGTGGGCGCGCTGTCGGGTACCCGGACGAGCGGCGCCACCCCGGCCAGCCGCGCGGCGAGGATCATGCGCTCCATCGGCAGATCGAGGCCCAGCACGCTGTGCTCGGCGTCGATGAACACGAAGTCGAGCCCCCAGGCGCCCGCGATCTCGACCGCGGAGGGGCTGCCCGAATAGACGTTCATGCCGAAGACCGGCCCGCCCGCGGCGAGCCTGTCGCGCCACTCGGGGCTCATGCCTCGAGCCAGAGTGCTGCGGGGGCGGCGCAGATGCGGTAATCCTGCGGGCGGCGGTCGCGGAAGGGATGCACCTCGTAGACGCCGGGATCGCGGATGATCGACTTGGTGCGCGCGCGCGCAAGGTCGATATCGACGGTGAAGATGCCTTCCTGCATGCCGGCATTGAAGATCTCGTTGCCGTCCGGGCCGATGACGTGGCTGCTGCCCATGAAGGCCATGCCGTCATCGACGTCGATGCGGTTCGAGGACAGGAAATAGACGAAGTTCTCGGCGGCGCGCACGCGGCTGAAGAGGTCGGGCAGGATGCGGGCGGCCTCGGGCCAGGCGGCGGGCAGCACCACGAGTTCGGCGCCTTCCAGCGCCAGCGTGCGGATCACCTCGGGGAAGCGGATCTCGTAACAGATCGCGAGGCCGATGCGGCCGATCGCCGTGTCGAAGACCGACGGGCCCTCGATCTGGGGGATGTCGGCGAAGCGGTCGCCGATCATGAACGGCAGGTGCATCTTGTGATGCAGGCCGATGATGCCCTCGGGCCCGATCAGGGCCGCGGTGTTCAGGGCCTGCGGGCCGGACTTCTGATAGAAGCCCACGACGACATGGATGTC
This window contains:
- a CDS encoding aldehyde dehydrogenase (NADP(+)), which translates into the protein MLDTSVFTPHGKHLIAGEWVAGETSFTSDPAHGPSHAFSVGTPDLVDCACRAAEEAFWTYGQTTRESRAVFLRAIADEIEARAEAITEIGSRETGLPEARLQGERGRTTGQLRLFAEHILEGGHLDRRHDVALPERQPLPRPDIRLVMRPIGPVAVFGASNFPLAFSTAGGDTAAALAAGCPVVVKGHGAHPGTAEIVAEAILAAIRKTGMPDGVFSLIQGGRRDVGQALVQHPLIAAVGFTGSLKGGRALFDLCAQREVPIPFFGELGSVNPMFLLPEAVKARGAAIGTGWAASLTMGAGQFCTNPGIAVVEIGPEGDAFVAAAAEALRGVPAQCMLTRDIAQAYRKGRSRFDGRPDVRPVLTTDSDGRNALPNLFETDPASYLRDPALGEEVFGPLGLVVRVSGADEVDALARGLEGQLTATIHMDEGDTALAQRLMPVLERKAGRLLVNGFPTGVEVSHAMVHGGPYPASTNFGATSVGTLSIRRFLRPVSYQNLPPALLPRDLA
- a CDS encoding RraA family protein; this translates as MIRHPRRPTAALDPDLIERLRALQPASLGHHLTAGFLSPRIRALVPGRMLGRAITVRQPLPDAEPVHRVLDAIRPGDVLVIDRCGDDRIACVGEMVALAARTAGAAGIVVDGMVTDIAEIAALGLPLFARGTSVVTTRPLRAPGAELFGTVCPGGVPVRDGDLIFGDENGLLCLDPERPDLAALVACAEADEAREVDWRRRLAAGESLAVLNGYDTQT
- a CDS encoding carbon-nitrogen hydrolase family protein, with amino-acid sequence MKIAFAQLSPVHGDTPATVALVAEAARAAAADGARLIVFPECFLTGGSFDDRAALLQAAVDIERGDLAPILLAAREADIHVVVGFYQKSGPQALNTAALIGPEGIIGLHHKMHLPFMIGDRFADIPQIEGPSVFDTAIGRIGLAICYEIRFPEVIRTLALEGAELVVLPAAWPEAARILPDLFSRVRAAENFVYFLSSNRIDVDDGMAFMGSSHVIGPDGNEIFNAGMQEGIFTVDIDLARARTKSIIRDPGVYEVHPFRDRRPQDYRICAAPAALWLEA
- a CDS encoding HpcH/HpaI aldolase family protein, which encodes MSPEWRDRLAAGGPVFGMNVYSGSPSAVEIAGAWGLDFVFIDAEHSVLGLDLPMERMILAARLAGVAPLVRVPDSAPTGLRKALELGAAGVIVPQVHDADQMRAIIAATKFPPLGRRGGDSSVRSAGWAGPGFDWADYARRSNRDTFIVPMAESPEFFENIDEILDVPGIDAVHFGPADFALSSGLEVDYSMREPTVREAMRLLIAKCREKGIHVMLPCAPATDEQAADLLAEGGDMLLVGNDIGFLNQGCRTAAGIATALRETRA